The window AATTCGGCATGAAAGCGGAAGGTGCCACGCAGGTCCACCTCTTTGGCCACCACTTGCGTCATGGGCAGGCTGATGTCGCCGCCCATGCCCACGGTGATCAGCACGCCGCGGGGCACGATGGTGTCGAGGCCCACGCGCAAAGCGGCTTCGCTGCCCGAGGCCTCAAACACCACGTCAAACTGGCCTTTGTCCACCTTGTAGGCCTCCAGCGCTTGGGGTTCGGTCTTGAGGTTGATGGTCTCGTCTGCGCCCATCTCTTTGGCACACTTCAGGGGCAAATCAGCAATGTCGGCGGCGACGATGCGGGCCGCACCTGCACGGCGCAAAGCACCAATCAAGAGCGAGCCAATGGGGCCGCAGCCGGTGACCAGCACCTGCTTGCCCAGCACGCTGCCCGCACGTTGGATGGCGTGCAGGCCCACAGACAAAGGCTCGGCCAAAGCGGCCTCGGACAGGCTCAGGTGGTCGGCAATCGGGTGGGCTTGGTAGCCTTCGATGATGAGTTGCTCGCTGAAGCCCCCCTGGATGTGCGGGAAAGGCATGGCGCTGCCGTAAAAGCGCATGTTCAAGCAGTGGTTGTGCTGACCCGCTTGGCAAAAGCGGCAGTGGCCGCAGGGGCGAGAAGGGGAGATGGCGATGCGCTGGCCCTTAGGCACGCCGTTCACACCCGAGCCCACACCATCGACCACGCCCGATATTTCGTGGCCCAAAGCGATGGGCTGCTTGATGCGAACGGTGCCAAAGCCGCCATGTTGGTAGTAGTGCAGGTCCGAGCCGCAAATGCCGCCATAGGCCACATTCACACGCAGTTGGTTCTCGCCCAAGGCGGGCAGCTCGGTGTTTTCGATGCGCAAGTCTTTGGCCGAATGGCAGACAACGGATTTCATGGAGTGTCCTTGCAAAAGCTTCAAAGGGTGGCGGTCACGCCGCCGTCAACATAAAGGATATGGCCATTGACGAAACGCGAGGCGTCCGAGGCCAGAAAGACAGCCGCGCCGCCCAGGTCTTGCACATCGCCCCAGCGGCGGCTGGGCGTGCGGCCGACCAGCCAA is drawn from Limnohabitans sp. 63ED37-2 and contains these coding sequences:
- a CDS encoding L-idonate 5-dehydrogenase, with translation MKSVVCHSAKDLRIENTELPALGENQLRVNVAYGGICGSDLHYYQHGGFGTVRIKQPIALGHEISGVVDGVGSGVNGVPKGQRIAISPSRPCGHCRFCQAGQHNHCLNMRFYGSAMPFPHIQGGFSEQLIIEGYQAHPIADHLSLSEAALAEPLSVGLHAIQRAGSVLGKQVLVTGCGPIGSLLIGALRRAGAARIVAADIADLPLKCAKEMGADETINLKTEPQALEAYKVDKGQFDVVFEASGSEAALRVGLDTIVPRGVLITVGMGGDISLPMTQVVAKEVDLRGTFRFHAEFATAVRFLNEGLVNGKPVITSVLPLNRAIEAFDLAADKSQSLKVQISFQNA